The Acidimicrobiales bacterium region AGCTTGCCCACGACCACGCTCATCGTGGGGGCGGACACCTGCTCGGCGGCGGCGAGCGCGCCGATGGTGGGCGAGCCGGCCCGCTCGACGGAGGCGAGCGCGGCCGTCATGCTCGGGGTGAGCCCGGAACCGGCCTGCTGGCGCAGCCGGCGGGCCAGCCGGGTGACGGCGAGGCGCAGGCGGGCGGCCAGCTCGGCCGTGTCGACGGTCGTTTGCTCCATGACGGTTCGTCCAACTATCTAGGTTCCCTAACTATTCCTCGTG contains the following coding sequences:
- a CDS encoding MarR family transcriptional regulator; amino-acid sequence: MEQTTVDTAELAARLRLAVTRLARRLRQQAGSGLTPSMTAALASVERAGSPTIGALAAAEQVSAPTMSVVVGKLEEQGLVARETDAADRRVTRVRITAEGRRSLNRARTRKNAYLSRRLRALDPEDLAVLERAAEVLERLAAEDRP